The Breoghania sp. genome has a segment encoding these proteins:
- a CDS encoding RNA ligase RtcB family protein, protein MGNPLSDGSPADPGGASIHTFYSASTWIEGAAVEQLRQVSRLEGVKQVAAFPDLHPGTYGPVGSAILSTRLYPHLVGTDIGCGMSLFVLDVPVRKLRLDKAAEKLRALEGVWDGDASARLEAAGLAPDLQPDALGTIGGGNHFCELQGVEAIDDREALAAGLTRDSALLLVHSGSRSLGAAVFNTVQEAGRGFDGTCEKSLAYLKAHDDARVWAALNRAIIAERAATALRTRCRLICDAPHNLIELRGDAFLHRKGAAKADMPLVPLAGSRDTPSFLLRPLPGRNEALSTLSHGSGRKYDRKSMAGRVGQTRSDREKLTRNASGGVVICDDRTLLIEEAPSAYKNPQQVVDDLAQAGLAVPLATLTPLVTFKKSSPEGTQRKERDRQRGDQRRRERRLRP, encoded by the coding sequence ATGGGCAATCCTTTATCGGATGGCTCGCCGGCAGACCCCGGCGGGGCTTCCATCCATACATTCTATTCCGCCTCCACCTGGATCGAAGGGGCGGCGGTTGAACAGTTGCGGCAGGTGTCGCGCCTTGAAGGCGTCAAGCAGGTCGCGGCATTTCCCGATCTTCACCCCGGCACTTACGGCCCGGTCGGCAGCGCCATTCTCTCCACCCGCCTCTACCCGCATCTTGTCGGAACAGACATCGGCTGCGGCATGTCGCTTTTCGTGCTGGACGTTCCGGTCCGCAAGCTGCGGCTCGACAAGGCGGCGGAGAAACTGAGAGCCCTGGAAGGCGTCTGGGACGGCGACGCGTCCGCGCGCCTTGAGGCGGCGGGCCTTGCGCCCGACCTCCAGCCCGACGCACTGGGCACGATTGGCGGCGGCAACCACTTCTGCGAATTGCAGGGCGTTGAAGCCATCGACGACCGTGAGGCCCTCGCGGCGGGCCTTACGCGCGACAGTGCCCTTCTGCTGGTCCATTCGGGCTCCCGCTCGCTGGGCGCGGCGGTTTTCAACACCGTGCAGGAGGCCGGACGCGGTTTTGACGGCACATGCGAAAAGTCCCTTGCCTATCTCAAGGCACATGACGATGCACGTGTCTGGGCCGCGCTCAACCGGGCGATCATTGCGGAGCGGGCCGCCACGGCCTTGCGTACGCGGTGTCGGCTGATCTGCGATGCGCCCCACAATTTGATCGAGCTGCGCGGAGACGCCTTCCTCCATCGAAAGGGCGCGGCCAAGGCGGACATGCCGCTGGTTCCGCTTGCGGGCTCACGCGACACGCCAAGCTTCCTCCTGCGCCCCCTGCCGGGGCGTAACGAGGCGCTTTCCACGCTCTCGCATGGGTCGGGTCGCAAATATGATCGCAAGTCGATGGCCGGACGCGTCGGGCAGACCCGTTCGGACCGGGAAAAGCTGACCCGAAACGCATCGGGCGGCGTGGTGATCTGTGACGACCGCACCCTGCTGATCGAGGAAGCGCCCTCGGCCTACAAGAACCCGCAACAGGTCGTCGACGATCTGGCACAGGCCGGGCTTGCGGTCCCACTCGCAACACTGACCCCGCTGGTGACTTTCAAGAAGTCCTCCCCCGAGGGTACGCAAAGGAAGGAAAGGGATCGGCAGCGCGGCGACCAGCGCCGCCGGGAAAGGAGGCTGCGGCCATGA